One genomic window of Sphingopyxis sp. OPL5 includes the following:
- a CDS encoding multiheme c-type cytochrome, with product MTTHAGQERRDRPSAAFAVVRPGLAAFAALVLLLTALAVAAVIAAPPARSQGEAGGRYTGVASCAGSTCHGRMEGDGAVVRQDELMKWQEPSTPGGAHSRAWAVLSNSRSQFIARNLGLKDAATAPMCLGCHSSKGAIDAAGGAQRGTVPLEDGVGCESCHGPAGGWIASHYAGIGTNADPDRESRDKHLANLSAGLKKLEDPVVRAGVCVDCHFGSAGEGQFVTHRIMAAGHPRISFELDLFSSLQAHHQEDADYGWRKFGAANARTDHVQMWAIGQATALERSLQLFQSKRGTEGMFPEFYFLDCHSCHRRIYDQAKPVKTSMGNAGRNIPEGMPPYNDENLIMLAAAARIAAPALADQLAARTAAFHRAMTIDRDSAKAAAAQLGQTVAALKSAFASRNFSGADAFALVDAISAKAINDRLTDYSGSQQAVMGVDTLLNSMVSSGRITVGAAAGIRGDIDRAYAAVKDPNAYKPAEFQASLGSAVRAIRALR from the coding sequence ATGACGACGCACGCTGGACAGGAGCGCCGCGATCGGCCTTCGGCGGCGTTCGCCGTCGTCCGGCCCGGACTCGCGGCCTTCGCCGCGCTTGTGCTGTTGCTGACGGCGCTCGCCGTCGCGGCCGTCATCGCCGCCCCGCCCGCCCGCTCGCAGGGCGAGGCCGGCGGGCGCTATACCGGGGTCGCCTCGTGCGCCGGGTCGACCTGTCACGGACGGATGGAGGGTGACGGCGCCGTCGTCCGTCAGGACGAGCTGATGAAATGGCAGGAACCCTCGACCCCCGGCGGCGCGCACAGCCGCGCTTGGGCAGTGCTGAGCAACAGCCGCAGCCAGTTCATCGCACGCAATCTGGGACTGAAGGATGCCGCGACCGCGCCGATGTGCCTCGGCTGTCACAGCAGCAAGGGCGCGATCGACGCGGCCGGCGGCGCGCAGCGCGGTACCGTGCCGCTCGAGGACGGCGTCGGCTGCGAATCGTGCCACGGCCCCGCCGGCGGCTGGATCGCCAGCCACTATGCCGGGATCGGTACCAACGCCGACCCCGACCGCGAGAGCCGCGACAAACATCTCGCCAACCTGTCGGCGGGCCTGAAAAAGCTCGAGGATCCGGTGGTGCGCGCGGGCGTGTGCGTCGACTGCCATTTCGGTTCGGCGGGCGAGGGGCAGTTCGTTACCCACCGGATCATGGCGGCCGGTCACCCGCGAATCAGCTTCGAACTCGACCTCTTCTCCTCGCTCCAGGCGCATCACCAGGAAGACGCCGATTATGGCTGGCGCAAGTTCGGCGCCGCGAACGCGCGCACCGACCATGTCCAGATGTGGGCGATCGGACAGGCGACGGCTCTCGAACGCAGCCTTCAGCTCTTCCAGTCGAAGCGCGGGACCGAAGGCATGTTCCCCGAATTCTACTTCCTCGACTGCCACAGCTGCCACCGCCGCATCTATGACCAGGCCAAGCCGGTGAAGACCAGCATGGGCAATGCCGGCCGCAACATCCCCGAGGGCATGCCGCCCTATAATGACGAGAATCTGATCATGCTCGCCGCCGCCGCGCGTATCGCCGCCCCCGCCCTCGCCGACCAGCTCGCGGCGCGCACCGCCGCCTTCCACCGCGCGATGACGATCGACCGCGACAGCGCCAAGGCGGCGGCGGCGCAACTCGGCCAGACCGTCGCGGCGCTCAAATCGGCCTTCGCCTCGCGCAATTTCTCGGGCGCCGACGCCTTCGCGCTCGTCGACGCGATTTCGGCCAAGGCGATCAATGATCGCCTCACCGATTATTCGGGATCGCAACAGGCGGTAATGGGGGTCGATACGCTGCTCAATTCGATGGTCTCGTCGGGGCGGATCACCGTCGGTGCCGCAGCGGGAATCCGCGGAGACATCGATCGCGCCTATGCCGCGGTGAAGGACCCCAATGCCTATAAACCCGCCGAATTCCAGGCCTCGCTCGGTAGCGCGGTGCGCGCCATCCGGGCGCTGCGCTGA
- the gdhA gene encoding NADP-specific glutamate dehydrogenase, whose protein sequence is MAVTDHVDFKTFMEGVSKRNPGQLEFVQAVQEVAEDIFDFIKDKEEYHAQQILRRIAEPDRVVSFRVCWEDDNGNIRVQRGWRVQNNNAIGPYKGGIRFHPSVTESVLKFLAFEQTFKNALTGLPMGGGKGGSNFNPKGKSVREIMRFCQSFMTELYRHIGADIDVPAGDIGVGGREIGFMFGQYKRITNEFTGVLTGKGLEWGGSLIRTEATGYGAVYFLANMLAAKGQDLVGKTAVISGSGNVATHAAEKIVQLGGKVLTLSDSGGFIHDPDGITQEKIDWVKAHKTHRRGRIEDYCTEFKGASFTAGKTPWGVKCDVALPCATQNELLGDDAKELVKNGCIAVSEGANMPTNLEGVHAFKHAKIMFAPGKAANAGGVAVSGLEMSQNSGRRSWSEGELQQMLKDIMDGIHKSCLTHGDQGDGYIDYVKGANIAGFKKVADAMLAFGVV, encoded by the coding sequence ATGGCAGTTACAGATCACGTCGATTTCAAGACGTTCATGGAGGGTGTGTCGAAGCGCAACCCGGGCCAGCTGGAGTTCGTCCAGGCGGTTCAGGAAGTCGCCGAGGACATCTTCGACTTCATCAAGGACAAGGAAGAATATCACGCGCAGCAGATATTGCGGCGCATTGCCGAACCCGACCGGGTCGTGTCCTTCCGCGTCTGCTGGGAAGACGATAACGGCAATATCCGCGTCCAGCGTGGCTGGCGGGTCCAGAACAACAACGCCATCGGTCCGTACAAGGGCGGCATCCGTTTCCACCCCTCGGTCACCGAATCGGTGCTCAAATTCCTCGCCTTCGAACAGACGTTCAAGAACGCACTGACCGGGCTGCCGATGGGCGGTGGCAAGGGCGGGTCGAACTTCAACCCCAAGGGCAAGAGCGTGCGTGAGATCATGCGCTTCTGCCAGAGCTTCATGACCGAGCTGTACCGTCACATCGGCGCCGACATCGACGTGCCTGCGGGCGACATCGGCGTTGGCGGGCGCGAGATCGGCTTCATGTTCGGCCAGTATAAGCGCATCACCAACGAATTCACCGGGGTGCTCACCGGCAAGGGCCTCGAATGGGGCGGCTCGCTGATCCGCACCGAAGCGACGGGTTATGGCGCGGTCTATTTCCTCGCCAACATGCTCGCGGCCAAGGGGCAAGACCTTGTCGGCAAGACGGCGGTGATCTCGGGATCGGGCAATGTCGCGACCCACGCCGCCGAAAAGATCGTCCAGCTGGGCGGCAAGGTACTGACGCTGTCCGATTCGGGCGGCTTCATCCACGATCCCGACGGCATCACGCAGGAAAAGATCGACTGGGTGAAAGCGCACAAGACGCACCGTCGCGGCCGGATCGAGGATTATTGCACCGAGTTCAAGGGCGCGAGCTTCACCGCGGGCAAGACGCCGTGGGGTGTCAAGTGCGATGTCGCGCTGCCCTGCGCGACGCAGAACGAGCTGCTCGGCGACGATGCCAAGGAGCTGGTGAAGAATGGCTGCATCGCGGTCAGCGAAGGCGCCAACATGCCGACCAACCTCGAAGGCGTGCATGCGTTCAAACATGCCAAAATCATGTTCGCGCCGGGCAAGGCCGCCAACGCCGGCGGCGTCGCGGTGTCGGGTCTCGAAATGAGCCAGAACAGCGGTCGTCGCAGCTGGAGCGAGGGTGAACTGCAGCAGATGCTCAAGGACATCATGGACGGCATCCACAAAAGCTGCCTGACCCATGGCGACCAGGGCGACGGCTATATCGATTATGTGAAGGGTGCCAATATCGCCGGCTTCAAGAAAGTCGCCGATGCGATGCTGGCGTTCGGAGTGGTTTGA
- a CDS encoding putative colanic acid biosynthesis acetyltransferase, whose product MRRALWNAVWLILYRTSPIPLHGWRRLLLRAFGAKIGSQTRPYPSARIWAPWNFEMGEGSTLGPRSEIYSVARVTLGPWSVVSQRAYLCTASHDIHAPSFALTAAPIAIGRNAWVAADAFVGPGVTLADGAVAAARAVVVKDVDRNIIVGGNPATPIGECGLADFADGSVKPGG is encoded by the coding sequence GTGCGCCGTGCGCTGTGGAACGCCGTCTGGCTCATCCTCTATCGCACCAGCCCGATCCCACTCCACGGTTGGCGCCGCCTCCTGCTCCGCGCGTTCGGTGCAAAAATCGGATCGCAAACGCGGCCCTATCCCAGCGCGCGAATCTGGGCGCCGTGGAATTTCGAAATGGGGGAGGGCAGCACGCTCGGCCCGCGCAGCGAGATTTATTCGGTGGCACGCGTCACGCTCGGCCCCTGGTCGGTGGTCAGTCAGCGCGCTTATCTCTGCACCGCCAGCCACGACATCCACGCCCCCAGCTTCGCGCTCACCGCGGCGCCGATCGCGATCGGCCGCAATGCGTGGGTCGCCGCCGACGCCTTTGTCGGCCCGGGCGTGACCCTCGCCGACGGCGCCGTGGCGGCGGCGCGCGCGGTGGTGGTCAAGGATGTCGATCGCAATATCATTGTCGGCGGCAATCCGGCGACGCCGATCGGTGAATGCGGCCTCGCTGACTTTGCGGACGGATCGGTAAAACCCGGCGGCTAG
- a CDS encoding tetratricopeptide repeat protein, giving the protein MSESKKMAGGMTRANGAILIAAVLLLAGAIGYAIWRDSAPGSDGAAAQPTAAPSDQLAALEARTRSEPNSADAWMQLGAARFDLGNFGGAATAYEKAVGLSPESAGLWSALGEARVMASQSDPMPPAALQAFDKAIALDPRDPRARYFRAVKKDVGGDHKGAIADWFALLEDTPQGAPWEADLRRTIEQVGAIHKIEVAGRLAKTQARPLTPNEIPVAARAIPGPSRSDMEAASQLPKGQQDAMIQGMVDGLETKLKANPADVDRWIMLMRSRMTLGETAKAAQALKDGIAANPGAAGRLKAQAQMLGVPGA; this is encoded by the coding sequence ATGAGCGAGAGCAAGAAGATGGCGGGTGGTATGACGCGGGCTAACGGCGCAATCCTGATCGCGGCCGTCCTGCTGCTGGCGGGGGCGATCGGCTACGCGATCTGGCGCGATTCGGCGCCCGGAAGCGACGGTGCGGCGGCACAGCCGACCGCGGCGCCGTCGGACCAGCTCGCCGCACTCGAGGCGCGAACGCGCAGCGAACCGAACAGCGCCGACGCGTGGATGCAACTCGGCGCGGCGCGATTCGACCTCGGCAATTTCGGCGGCGCGGCAACAGCATATGAAAAGGCGGTGGGGCTTTCGCCCGAATCGGCGGGGCTGTGGTCGGCGCTCGGCGAGGCGCGAGTGATGGCAAGCCAGAGCGACCCGATGCCGCCGGCGGCTTTGCAGGCGTTCGACAAGGCGATCGCGCTCGACCCCAGGGACCCGCGCGCGCGCTATTTCCGCGCGGTGAAAAAGGACGTCGGCGGCGATCACAAGGGCGCGATCGCCGACTGGTTCGCGCTGCTCGAGGACACGCCGCAGGGCGCGCCGTGGGAGGCCGACCTCCGCCGGACGATCGAACAGGTCGGCGCGATCCACAAGATCGAGGTCGCGGGTCGGCTCGCGAAAACGCAAGCGCGGCCGTTGACCCCCAATGAAATTCCGGTTGCGGCGCGCGCCATTCCGGGGCCAAGTCGGTCCGACATGGAGGCGGCGTCACAGCTGCCCAAGGGCCAGCAGGACGCGATGATCCAGGGCATGGTCGATGGGCTGGAGACGAAGTTGAAGGCCAATCCCGCCGACGTCGACCGCTGGATCATGCTGATGCGCAGCCGTATGACGCTGGGCGAGACGGCGAAGGCGGCGCAGGCCTTGAAGGACGGGATCGCAGCCAATCCGGGCGCGGCGGGACGATTGAAGGCGCAGGCGCAGATGCTCGGCGTGCCGGGGGCTTGA
- a CDS encoding heme-binding protein gives MATLLLSSCGGRWWWHPTPTPTPTPAPTPTPTGSVFTQPGSESLSVADVQAVMAGAIAEAQAQGLPSVIAVTDRVGNVLGIFRMNGARANATTGAAPNGVNMDAQNVTVPAEAGAIAKAVTGAYLSSAGNAFSSRTASQIVQQHFPPAPTTVGLESGPLFGVQFSQLPCSDLSARFGAPGGAALIGPKRSPLGLSADPGGLPLYKNGKLVGGIGVMGDGVYGSDANTLDIDNDAEEFIALAGTRGFEAPTSITADKITVDGTTLRFSDATYGGLKSSTGASFASFNGVAGNLVAVIGYANAAIIAGTVYGTEASGMRPSTAAEFSNRDAYVLTDGSGTNRYPVRAATDAASNSAPLTQAEVRAVMEEAFTIISRARGQIRRPLDSRAQVSVSVVDTHGAVLGIVRSPDAPIFGTDVSLQKARTATFFSNAIAGADLSANASADVRQFVTATRSFLNDPAALTGTHAFSDRANGNLSRPYFPDGEVGRPNGPLSRPIAQFNPFSTGLQSALIIGNIGQHLGFVTGASATDTPQRCTTLPDTPSGTNRLQNGIQIFPGSVPIYRGNQLVGGIGVSGDGIDQDDMISFLGAHNGGARVGGIGNAPPAIRSDRIIVNLAGGASVRLRYIGCPFAPFLDTAQQNVCDGL, from the coding sequence ATGGCCACCCTGCTCCTGTCCTCGTGCGGGGGGCGGTGGTGGTGGCACCCCACGCCCACCCCGACACCGACCCCCGCGCCAACCCCGACCCCGACCGGCAGCGTCTTCACCCAGCCGGGCAGCGAATCGCTGAGCGTCGCCGACGTTCAGGCGGTGATGGCTGGCGCCATCGCCGAGGCGCAGGCGCAGGGCCTGCCGTCGGTGATCGCGGTGACCGACCGCGTCGGCAACGTCCTCGGCATTTTCCGCATGAACGGCGCGCGCGCCAACGCGACGACCGGTGCGGCGCCCAATGGCGTCAACATGGATGCGCAGAATGTCACCGTCCCGGCCGAAGCCGGCGCGATCGCGAAGGCGGTGACCGGCGCCTATCTGTCGAGCGCGGGCAACGCCTTTTCGTCACGCACCGCGAGCCAGATCGTCCAGCAACATTTCCCGCCCGCGCCGACCACCGTCGGTCTCGAAAGCGGGCCTTTGTTCGGCGTGCAGTTCAGCCAGCTGCCGTGCAGCGACCTCAGCGCGCGCTTCGGCGCGCCCGGCGGCGCGGCGCTGATCGGACCCAAACGCTCGCCGCTCGGCCTGTCGGCCGACCCCGGCGGCCTGCCGCTCTACAAGAATGGCAAGCTGGTCGGCGGCATCGGGGTGATGGGCGACGGCGTTTACGGCAGCGACGCCAACACGCTCGACATCGACAATGATGCCGAGGAGTTCATCGCACTCGCCGGAACGCGCGGCTTCGAGGCGCCGACGAGCATCACCGCCGACAAGATCACCGTCGACGGCACCACCCTGCGCTTTTCCGACGCCACCTATGGCGGCCTGAAATCATCGACCGGCGCGAGTTTCGCGAGCTTCAACGGCGTTGCGGGCAATCTGGTCGCGGTGATCGGCTATGCCAATGCCGCGATCATCGCGGGTACCGTCTATGGCACCGAGGCATCGGGCATGCGCCCCTCGACCGCCGCCGAGTTCAGCAACCGTGACGCCTATGTGCTCACCGACGGCAGCGGCACCAACCGCTATCCGGTCCGCGCCGCCACCGACGCCGCCAGCAACAGCGCGCCACTGACCCAGGCCGAAGTGCGCGCGGTAATGGAAGAGGCTTTCACGATCATTAGCCGCGCGCGCGGCCAGATCCGCCGCCCGCTCGACAGCCGCGCGCAGGTGTCGGTCAGCGTCGTCGATACGCATGGCGCGGTGCTCGGCATCGTTCGCTCGCCCGACGCGCCGATTTTCGGCACCGACGTTTCGTTGCAGAAGGCGCGCACCGCGACCTTTTTCTCGAACGCGATCGCCGGCGCCGACTTGAGCGCCAATGCCAGCGCCGACGTGCGCCAGTTCGTCACCGCAACGCGCAGCTTTCTGAACGATCCGGCGGCGCTGACCGGCACCCATGCCTTCTCCGATCGCGCGAACGGCAATCTGTCGCGCCCCTATTTCCCCGATGGCGAGGTCGGGCGCCCGAACGGCCCGCTGTCGCGCCCGATCGCGCAGTTCAATCCCTTCTCGACCGGGCTGCAATCGGCGCTGATCATCGGCAATATCGGGCAGCATCTGGGATTCGTCACGGGCGCCAGCGCGACCGACACGCCGCAGCGCTGCACGACGCTGCCCGACACGCCGTCGGGCACCAACCGGCTGCAGAACGGCATCCAGATCTTCCCCGGCTCGGTTCCCATCTATCGCGGCAACCAGCTCGTCGGCGGCATCGGCGTGTCGGGCGACGGCATCGATCAGGATGACATGATCAGCTTCCTTGGCGCGCATAATGGCGGCGCGCGTGTCGGCGGCATCGGCAATGCGCCGCCCGCGATCCGCTCGGACCGCATCATCGTCAATCTCGCCGGCGGCGCCTCGGTGCGGCTGCGCTATATCGGCTGTCCGTTCGCGCCCTTCCTCGACACGGCGCAGCAAAATGTCTGCGATGGGCTATAG
- the putA gene encoding bifunctional proline dehydrogenase/L-glutamate gamma-semialdehyde dehydrogenase PutA, producing the protein MTQPTDRAAIRALARRPETDIVADLRADLARSPATVEATTARGLALIRKAKAEGERETLVAQLMNRYRLSTEEGVVLMCLAEALLRVPDSATANALIRDKIAGRHWNEGDNEDSPLIVALSARGLSLGSATLMLGAMGSKANPLALLKSMIRRSGEPVIRQASLAAMKMLGQQFVMGETIDAAVKRADKEKGELASFDMLGEAARTAEDAQRYFDSYANAITRIGKSAKPGDPHTNHGISIKLSALHPRYEYLQGARVREELIPRVITLVRAARAVNIPLMIDAEESDRLEPHMDVFGALIDAGLADDWTGLGIVIQAYQKRAPEVIRWVAAKARTRGVKLSMRLVKGAYWDTEIKRAQTMGLADFPVFTAKNHTDLNYMHCAQILREAQDAIFPAFASHNAMTLAFVAELFTGADYELQRLHGMGEGAHDAIVGLFPPPRPVRVYAPVGTHRDLLAYLVRRLLENGANSSFVHQFSDPDVTAEQLAVDPRSIASKPSTIATGRTLLDPERRNSRGYDLGEPGVAEALMAAIAQARRANPVAAPIVAGRSLDGKSEPVHNPATGVVIGSVIEADAAAVDTAVAASRQVQEHWSLAGGAFRAERLERAADLLEERDALFLGLAIDEAGKTLVDAVAEVREAVDFLRYYAGQTRAHFTHPLPLPGPTGERNELMLEGKGIFACISPWNFPLAIFLGQVSAALAAGNAVLAKPAEQTPLIAHAAVELLHEAGIPAEILHFLPGRGETVGAAVTGHDDVIGVAFTGSTEVARLINRSLAMRDGPIATLIAETGGANAMIVDSTALPEQVTRDAVASAFQSAGQRCSALRLLCVQEDVADTMIEMVAGAMAELDVGDPALLATDTGPIIDEEAQANIATYVAEARTEGRVIAEAGGDLPPGGHFVRPALIRLDHVTDLKREIFGPVLHVATWKGGELDALIDAINASGYGLTLGIHTRIDGVAAHVAARAAVGNVYVNRNQIGAIVGSQPFGGRGLSGTGPKAGGPHYLFRFAEEKSISTDITAAGGNAALMAG; encoded by the coding sequence ATGACCCAGCCCACCGACCGCGCCGCCATCCGCGCCCTCGCCCGCCGCCCCGAAACCGATATCGTCGCCGACCTGCGCGCCGACCTCGCCCGATCGCCCGCCACCGTCGAGGCGACCACCGCGCGCGGGCTGGCGCTGATCCGCAAGGCGAAGGCCGAGGGCGAGCGCGAGACGCTCGTCGCCCAGCTGATGAACCGCTATCGCCTGTCGACCGAGGAAGGCGTGGTGCTGATGTGTCTCGCCGAGGCGTTGCTGCGCGTGCCCGACAGCGCGACCGCCAATGCGTTGATCCGCGACAAGATCGCCGGCCGGCACTGGAACGAGGGGGACAACGAAGACAGCCCACTGATCGTCGCGCTGTCGGCGCGCGGCCTGTCGCTCGGCTCGGCGACGCTGATGCTGGGGGCGATGGGCAGCAAGGCGAACCCGCTCGCGCTGCTCAAATCGATGATCCGCCGTTCGGGCGAGCCGGTGATCCGCCAGGCGTCGCTCGCCGCGATGAAGATGCTCGGCCAGCAGTTCGTGATGGGCGAGACAATCGACGCCGCGGTCAAGCGTGCCGACAAGGAGAAGGGCGAACTCGCGAGCTTCGATATGCTCGGCGAAGCGGCACGCACGGCGGAAGACGCGCAGCGCTATTTTGACAGCTATGCGAATGCGATCACGCGAATTGGCAAGAGCGCCAAACCGGGCGATCCGCACACCAATCATGGTATTTCGATCAAGCTGTCGGCGCTCCACCCGCGCTATGAATATCTGCAAGGCGCGCGCGTTCGCGAGGAACTCATCCCGCGCGTCATCACCCTCGTCCGCGCCGCGCGCGCGGTGAATATTCCGCTGATGATCGATGCCGAGGAAAGCGACCGGCTCGAACCGCATATGGATGTGTTTGGCGCGCTGATCGACGCGGGATTGGCCGATGACTGGACCGGACTCGGCATCGTGATCCAGGCCTATCAGAAGCGCGCGCCCGAGGTGATCCGCTGGGTCGCGGCAAAGGCGCGTACGCGCGGGGTTAAACTGTCGATGCGGCTGGTGAAAGGCGCCTATTGGGATACCGAGATCAAGCGCGCACAGACGATGGGCCTCGCCGACTTCCCCGTCTTCACCGCGAAAAATCACACCGACCTCAATTACATGCATTGCGCGCAGATATTGCGCGAGGCGCAGGACGCGATCTTCCCCGCCTTTGCCAGCCATAATGCAATGACGCTCGCCTTCGTTGCCGAGCTGTTCACAGGCGCCGATTACGAACTGCAGCGGCTCCACGGCATGGGCGAGGGCGCGCATGACGCCATCGTCGGCCTCTTCCCGCCGCCGCGCCCGGTGCGCGTCTATGCCCCCGTCGGCACCCACCGCGACCTGCTCGCCTATCTCGTCCGCCGCCTGCTCGAAAATGGCGCGAACTCCAGCTTCGTCCACCAATTCTCGGACCCCGACGTGACCGCCGAACAGCTTGCGGTCGATCCGCGCAGCATCGCGAGCAAGCCCTCGACGATCGCGACCGGCCGCACCCTGCTCGACCCCGAGCGCCGCAATTCGCGCGGCTACGACCTCGGCGAGCCCGGCGTGGCCGAAGCGCTGATGGCGGCGATCGCCCAGGCGCGCCGCGCGAACCCGGTTGCCGCCCCGATCGTCGCGGGCCGCAGCCTCGACGGCAAGTCCGAGCCCGTCCACAACCCCGCGACCGGCGTCGTCATCGGCTCGGTGATCGAGGCCGACGCCGCGGCGGTCGATACCGCCGTCGCCGCATCGCGTCAGGTGCAGGAGCATTGGAGTCTCGCCGGCGGCGCCTTCCGCGCCGAGCGGCTCGAACGCGCCGCCGACCTGCTCGAGGAGCGCGACGCGCTGTTCCTCGGCCTCGCGATCGACGAAGCCGGCAAGACGCTCGTCGACGCGGTCGCCGAGGTCCGCGAGGCGGTCGATTTCCTGCGCTATTATGCGGGCCAGACGCGCGCGCATTTCACCCACCCGCTGCCGCTCCCCGGCCCGACCGGCGAACGCAACGAGCTGATGCTCGAGGGCAAGGGCATTTTCGCGTGCATCAGCCCGTGGAATTTCCCGCTCGCGATCTTCCTCGGCCAGGTGTCGGCGGCGCTCGCCGCGGGCAATGCCGTGCTCGCGAAGCCCGCCGAACAGACCCCGCTGATCGCGCACGCCGCGGTCGAACTGCTCCACGAAGCGGGCATTCCCGCCGAAATTCTCCATTTTCTCCCCGGCCGCGGCGAGACCGTCGGCGCGGCGGTGACGGGACATGACGACGTCATTGGGGTCGCCTTCACCGGCTCGACCGAGGTCGCGCGCCTGATCAACCGCAGCCTTGCGATGCGCGACGGCCCGATCGCGACGCTGATCGCCGAGACCGGCGGCGCCAACGCGATGATCGTCGATTCGACCGCGCTCCCCGAACAGGTCACGCGCGACGCCGTCGCGTCGGCCTTCCAGTCGGCGGGCCAGCGCTGTTCGGCGCTGCGCCTGCTCTGCGTGCAGGAGGATGTCGCCGATACGATGATCGAGATGGTCGCAGGCGCGATGGCCGAACTCGACGTCGGCGATCCCGCGCTGCTCGCGACCGACACCGGCCCGATCATCGACGAGGAAGCGCAGGCCAATATCGCGACTTATGTGGCCGAGGCGCGAACTGAGGGCCGCGTGATCGCCGAGGCGGGCGGTGACCTGCCCCCCGGCGGCCATTTCGTCCGCCCCGCGTTGATCCGCCTCGACCATGTCACCGACCTGAAGCGCGAAATCTTCGGCCCCGTGCTGCATGTCGCGACATGGAAGGGCGGCGAGCTCGACGCGCTGATCGATGCGATCAACGCCTCGGGCTATGGTTTGACCTTGGGCATCCATACCCGCATCGACGGCGTCGCGGCGCACGTCGCGGCGCGCGCGGCGGTGGGCAATGTCTATGTGAACCGCAACCAGATAGGCGCGATCGTCGGCTCGCAACCGTTCGGCGGCCGCGGCCTGTCGGGCACCGGGCCCAAGGCCGGCGGCCCCCACTATCTGTTCCGCTTCGCCGAGGAAAAATCGATCTCGACCGACATCACCGCCGCGGGCGGCAATGCGGCGCTGATGGCAGGCTAG